One part of the Pelagicoccus sp. SDUM812003 genome encodes these proteins:
- the ppdK gene encoding pyruvate, phosphate dikinase translates to MAPKKTAKRAKPAKKATRKTAKRAPKKAAAKNVKYVYSFGKQTDGDATMRELLGGKGANLAEMAKIGLPVPPGFTITTDVCTYYYANGRTYPTTLQKEMEEAVAKMEKQMGTKFGATDGMPLLVAVRSGARDSMPGMMDTILNLGLNDASVEALTKATDNPRFAWDCYRRFIQMYGDVVLGVQKAEGEDVEPFEGVIEHYKHEVYGEDIIDSSLTAEDQQELVKRFKALVKERTGQGFPEDPWDQLRGAAGAVFGSWMNDRAIVYRQKYGIPSEWGTAVNVQAMVFGNTGETSGSGVAFTRNPANGANEFYGEFLVNAQGEDVVAGVRTPEPVAKLKDVMPKSYAELLKVRKKLEKHFRDVQDVEFTIQEGKLYMLQTRNGKRTAAAALKFAVDMVKEKLITWETAVLRNPADQLDQLLAPIFDTAEVKKAKVLSTGLPAGPGAAAGKIYFNAERAVDAAKKNEKVLLVRVETSPEDLRGMIAADGILTARGGVSSHAALVARQMGKVCVCGASALQINYDDKTLTVGKNVFHEGDFLSIDGTTGDVFAGKIETAPSEIIDGLINGKKTAQKTEKYESYMQLMEWCSKATRMDVRTNADTPEQTKNAIAFGASGIGLTRTEHMFFEGDRIDAMREMILADTLEDRQKALKKLLPYQRKDFAGIFRALKGLPATIRLLDPPLHEFLPHTKEQQMDLARTLDIKVEKIMQRVAELHEFNPMLGFRGCRLAICYPEIAEMQARAIFEAAAQVTKKGIPAKPEVMVPLVGFKKELDEQVAIIKRVAAEVEEKKGVKLDYTVGTMIEVPRGALTADQIAETAEFFSFGTNDLTQTTLGMSRDDTGSFLGAYQEKEILTANPFASIDQTGVGQLVKIAIEKGRATRPNIKLGICGEHGGDPASVKFCHNAGLSYVSCSPFRVPVARLAAAQAAILEKRAAKAAKKAAKKK, encoded by the coding sequence ATGGCACCAAAAAAGACAGCGAAACGCGCAAAACCAGCCAAAAAGGCCACTCGTAAAACAGCGAAGCGTGCTCCTAAGAAGGCAGCAGCTAAGAACGTCAAGTACGTTTACTCGTTCGGCAAGCAGACCGACGGTGACGCAACAATGAGAGAGCTTCTCGGCGGCAAGGGCGCGAACCTCGCTGAGATGGCCAAGATCGGCTTGCCCGTTCCTCCTGGCTTCACCATCACCACCGACGTTTGCACCTACTACTACGCAAACGGTCGCACCTACCCCACCACCTTGCAGAAGGAGATGGAAGAAGCGGTGGCCAAGATGGAAAAGCAGATGGGCACCAAGTTTGGCGCCACTGACGGCATGCCCTTGCTGGTCGCGGTTCGCTCAGGCGCTCGCGACTCCATGCCGGGCATGATGGATACCATCCTCAACCTCGGCCTCAACGACGCTTCCGTCGAAGCACTGACCAAGGCCACCGACAATCCTCGTTTCGCTTGGGACTGCTACCGCCGCTTCATCCAGATGTACGGAGACGTCGTTCTCGGCGTGCAGAAGGCGGAAGGCGAAGACGTCGAGCCGTTCGAAGGCGTCATCGAACACTACAAGCACGAAGTTTACGGCGAGGACATCATCGACTCCTCCCTCACCGCCGAAGACCAGCAGGAGCTCGTCAAGCGCTTCAAGGCCCTGGTTAAGGAACGCACTGGTCAAGGCTTCCCCGAAGATCCTTGGGATCAGCTGCGCGGCGCCGCCGGCGCTGTATTCGGTTCCTGGATGAACGACCGCGCCATCGTCTACCGCCAAAAGTACGGCATCCCCTCCGAATGGGGCACGGCGGTCAACGTCCAGGCCATGGTATTCGGAAACACCGGCGAGACCTCCGGTTCCGGCGTGGCCTTCACTCGCAACCCGGCCAACGGCGCCAACGAGTTCTACGGCGAGTTCCTCGTCAACGCTCAGGGCGAAGACGTGGTAGCTGGCGTGCGCACTCCAGAGCCAGTAGCCAAGCTGAAGGACGTCATGCCGAAGTCCTACGCCGAGCTGCTCAAGGTTCGCAAGAAGCTGGAAAAGCACTTCCGCGATGTGCAGGACGTCGAGTTCACCATCCAGGAAGGCAAGCTGTACATGCTGCAGACTCGCAACGGCAAGCGCACCGCCGCCGCCGCTCTGAAGTTCGCCGTGGACATGGTTAAGGAAAAGCTCATCACCTGGGAAACCGCTGTCCTGCGCAACCCGGCTGACCAGCTCGACCAGCTGCTCGCTCCGATCTTCGACACCGCCGAAGTCAAGAAGGCCAAGGTGCTTTCCACCGGCCTCCCCGCAGGCCCTGGCGCCGCCGCCGGCAAGATCTACTTCAACGCCGAGCGCGCTGTCGACGCCGCCAAGAAGAACGAAAAGGTTCTCCTGGTACGCGTCGAAACCTCCCCGGAAGACCTTCGCGGCATGATCGCGGCTGACGGCATCCTCACCGCTCGCGGTGGCGTCTCCTCCCACGCCGCTCTGGTCGCTCGCCAGATGGGCAAGGTCTGCGTCTGCGGCGCCTCCGCTCTGCAGATCAACTACGACGACAAGACCCTCACCGTTGGCAAGAACGTCTTCCACGAAGGCGACTTCCTCTCCATCGACGGCACCACGGGCGACGTTTTCGCGGGCAAGATCGAAACGGCTCCTTCGGAAATCATCGACGGCCTCATCAACGGAAAGAAGACCGCCCAGAAGACCGAGAAGTACGAATCCTACATGCAGCTCATGGAGTGGTGCTCCAAGGCGACTCGCATGGACGTTCGCACCAACGCGGACACTCCGGAGCAGACCAAGAACGCGATCGCCTTCGGCGCTTCCGGCATCGGTCTGACGCGTACCGAGCACATGTTCTTCGAAGGCGACCGCATCGACGCCATGCGCGAGATGATCCTCGCCGACACGCTCGAAGATCGCCAGAAGGCCCTCAAGAAGCTTCTTCCCTACCAGCGCAAGGACTTCGCGGGCATCTTCCGCGCCCTCAAGGGCCTGCCCGCCACCATCCGTTTGCTCGACCCGCCGCTGCACGAGTTCCTTCCTCACACCAAGGAACAGCAGATGGACCTCGCTCGCACCCTCGACATCAAGGTCGAGAAGATCATGCAGCGCGTGGCTGAACTGCACGAGTTCAATCCGATGCTTGGCTTCCGCGGCTGCCGTCTCGCGATCTGCTATCCGGAAATCGCGGAAATGCAGGCTCGCGCCATCTTCGAGGCGGCCGCTCAGGTCACCAAGAAGGGCATCCCAGCCAAGCCGGAAGTCATGGTTCCTCTAGTCGGCTTCAAGAAGGAGCTCGACGAGCAGGTCGCCATCATCAAGCGCGTAGCAGCTGAGGTTGAAGAAAAGAAGGGCGTGAAGCTCGACTACACCGTAGGCACCATGATCGAAGTACCTCGCGGCGCCTTGACCGCGGACCAGATCGCGGAAACCGCGGAGTTCTTCTCCTTCGGCACCAACGACCTCACCCAGACCACCCTGGGCATGTCGCGCGACGACACCGGTTCTTTCCTCGGCGCTTACCAGGAAAAGGAGATCCTCACCGCCAACCCGTTCGCTTCCATCGATCAGACTGGCGTAGGCCAGCTGGTGAAGATCGCGATCGAAAAGGGCCGCGCCACTCGTCCGAACATCAAGCTCGGCATCTGTGGCGAGCACGGCGGCGATCCCGCTTCCGTGAAGTTCTGCCACAACGCAGGTCTGTCCTACGTCTCTTGCTCGCCGTTCCGCGTGCCAGTCGCTCGCCTCGCCGCCGCTCAGGCCGCGATCCTCGAGAAGCGGGCAGCGAAGGCAGCTAAGAAGGCGGCCAAGAAGAAGTAA
- the hflX gene encoding GTPase HflX: protein MFDLEENRKKVQRAVLIGVQDSRMSSEDAERLLDELEELVSNLDIPVIERMVVKLRKTHPAFLLGTGKVNEILALVKELEADVIIFDDELTPAQQRNWEAESNIAVIDRQEIIIDIFSERAHTKEAALQVQLARMEYSLPRLRRAWTHLSRQRGGGTGARGQGETQLEADSRMVRDRIAVVKKELKEVIQHRHVQRAKRLRKPVPTVAIVGYTNAGKSSLLNTLTDAEVLAEDKLFATLDPTTRRLQLDNSQYVLVTDTVGFVRRLPHRLVEAFKATLEEAVVADLLIHVVDVTNPDAEKHFETTMEVLKEIEADKNPMLVVFNKIDALEDPSDRERFLFTHKDALYLSAKTGEGVAELKEAIAHHLNSKYRSTELLIPHDRYDVIAKLHGSGGIRNQETQDEGVYIEGIFPPALSGIIEPFIKK from the coding sequence ATGTTCGATCTCGAGGAAAATAGAAAAAAGGTCCAACGCGCCGTTTTGATCGGCGTGCAAGACTCGCGCATGAGCAGCGAGGACGCGGAGCGATTGCTCGACGAGCTGGAAGAGCTCGTATCCAACCTGGACATACCCGTAATCGAACGAATGGTGGTGAAGCTGAGAAAGACCCATCCCGCGTTCCTTCTCGGCACCGGCAAGGTAAACGAGATCCTTGCCCTAGTGAAGGAGTTGGAAGCGGACGTCATCATCTTCGACGACGAATTGACGCCCGCCCAGCAGCGCAACTGGGAGGCGGAATCCAATATCGCAGTCATCGATCGTCAGGAAATCATCATCGATATCTTCTCCGAGCGGGCCCACACCAAGGAAGCCGCCCTGCAAGTACAGCTCGCTCGCATGGAATACTCGCTCCCTCGCTTGCGCCGAGCGTGGACACACCTCAGTCGACAGCGGGGCGGCGGAACCGGAGCGCGTGGTCAAGGGGAGACGCAGCTCGAAGCGGACTCCCGCATGGTGCGCGATCGAATCGCGGTAGTGAAAAAGGAGCTCAAGGAAGTCATCCAACATCGCCACGTGCAGCGGGCCAAGCGCTTGCGCAAACCGGTTCCGACTGTGGCCATCGTAGGCTACACCAACGCTGGCAAGTCCTCCCTGCTCAACACCCTCACCGACGCCGAAGTTCTAGCGGAAGATAAGCTTTTCGCCACTCTCGACCCCACAACCCGTCGCTTGCAGCTCGACAACAGCCAGTACGTCTTGGTCACCGACACGGTCGGATTCGTGCGCCGCCTTCCGCACCGTCTGGTCGAGGCCTTCAAGGCTACGCTCGAAGAAGCGGTTGTCGCCGATTTGCTGATACACGTGGTGGACGTCACCAATCCCGATGCGGAGAAGCACTTCGAGACCACCATGGAGGTCCTCAAGGAAATCGAGGCCGACAAGAATCCGATGCTGGTGGTCTTCAACAAGATCGACGCGCTGGAGGACCCGAGCGATCGCGAGCGCTTTCTCTTCACCCACAAGGACGCGCTCTACCTAAGCGCCAAGACCGGCGAAGGGGTGGCAGAGCTGAAAGAAGCGATCGCCCACCATCTGAATTCGAAGTATCGCTCCACAGAGCTGCTGATCCCGCACGATCGCTACGATGTCATTGCCAAGCTGCACGGCAGTGGCGGCATCAGAAATCAGGAAACGCAGGACGAAGGCGTCTACATCGAAGGCATATTCCCTCCTGCTCTCTCAGGGATCATCGAACCATTCATCAAGAAATAG
- a CDS encoding alkaline phosphatase PhoX has protein sequence MNNDLPSRSRRNFLKTAGAALAFTGLQRYSRAADKLIGARGAATTSSAAVEGFGPLLDDPAGLIRLPKGFTYQSFSKTGELMDDGFHVPGAHDGMAAFEGPDGSTLLVRNHEMSPGNDDASPFQSSDELFERARPHMYDTAHGRHACTGGTTTLVYDTRNKKLLQHSFSLAGTMRNCSGGPTPWGTWITCEETVVRSGDILEKDHGYCFEVPATAEMRLAPSTPIKGMGRFNHEAVAVDPATSIVYLTEDRPDGLLYRYVPKTPGKMLDGGKLQALAIKDAPSRDTRNWREIGQPDFPIDTPIAAEWIDLQNIEAPEDDLRYRGFQRGAARFARGEGMVYSDGHIYFACTNGGARKFGQIFKYSPSNYEATNQESSQPGTLSLHIESHDSKLMQACDNLTVAPWGDVIICEDDSEKSAIVGVTPEGKLYHIAHIAMQSELAGACFSPDGTTLFVNVQKNPGQTLAITGPWESRRISS, from the coding sequence ATGAACAACGATCTTCCCTCCCGCTCCCGAAGAAACTTTCTCAAAACCGCTGGAGCCGCCCTCGCCTTCACTGGATTGCAGCGCTATTCGCGAGCTGCCGACAAATTGATCGGCGCCCGCGGAGCAGCTACCACTTCCTCGGCTGCCGTCGAGGGCTTCGGACCGCTTCTTGACGATCCCGCAGGCCTGATCCGCCTTCCGAAGGGTTTCACCTACCAAAGCTTTTCCAAGACGGGCGAGCTCATGGATGACGGCTTTCATGTTCCCGGAGCCCATGACGGCATGGCAGCCTTCGAAGGTCCCGACGGGTCGACGCTTCTAGTACGCAACCACGAGATGAGCCCGGGGAACGATGATGCTAGCCCGTTCCAATCAAGCGACGAGCTCTTCGAAAGGGCCCGTCCCCACATGTATGATACGGCCCACGGCAGGCATGCCTGTACCGGTGGTACCACTACACTCGTTTACGATACGCGAAACAAGAAACTGCTGCAGCACTCCTTCTCGCTCGCGGGAACCATGCGAAACTGCTCAGGCGGACCGACCCCGTGGGGAACTTGGATCACCTGCGAGGAAACAGTGGTCCGCTCTGGCGACATCCTAGAGAAGGACCATGGCTACTGTTTCGAGGTGCCCGCGACTGCGGAAATGAGGCTCGCCCCTTCGACGCCGATCAAAGGCATGGGTCGCTTCAATCATGAAGCCGTCGCGGTGGACCCGGCCACCAGCATCGTCTATCTCACCGAGGATCGGCCCGATGGGCTGCTCTACCGCTACGTGCCGAAAACTCCGGGCAAGATGCTCGACGGAGGAAAGCTTCAAGCTCTCGCGATCAAGGATGCGCCTTCCCGCGACACGCGAAACTGGAGGGAAATCGGCCAGCCCGACTTTCCGATCGACACGCCCATCGCAGCGGAGTGGATCGACCTCCAGAACATTGAAGCCCCAGAAGACGATCTGCGCTATCGCGGCTTTCAGCGAGGAGCCGCTCGTTTCGCCCGTGGAGAAGGCATGGTCTACAGCGATGGCCATATCTATTTCGCCTGCACCAACGGTGGGGCGAGGAAATTCGGTCAAATTTTCAAGTATTCGCCTAGCAACTACGAAGCAACCAATCAGGAAAGCTCCCAGCCAGGCACGCTATCGCTTCATATCGAATCGCACGACAGCAAGCTGATGCAGGCTTGCGACAATCTCACGGTGGCGCCGTGGGGCGACGTTATCATTTGCGAGGACGATAGCGAGAAGAGCGCCATCGTAGGCGTGACGCCCGAGGGCAAGCTCTACCATATCGCCCACATCGCTATGCAAAGCGAGCTCGCAGGCGCCTGTTTCTCCCCCGACGGGACGACCTTGTTCGTGAACGTGCAGAAGAACCCCGGTCAAACCCTCGCCATCACGGGACCTTGGGAATCACGTAGGATTTCATCTTGA
- a CDS encoding GNAT family protein, giving the protein MKPLSLDTRLETDRLILRCPLLEDIDFIFDATRYPSFNDGMLWDPPEAKEACVETFHKTIENWNAGTAYVFTMELKENGTPVGRIAIEERPCGDSVGFWTHPKYQNYGYMSEALQRLLDFCFTELGLKVIEACHADWNFASRRVLEKNGFRFKRHLEEGFMKRGEWVAEDQLSITQSQWRSFLAQDRGLAS; this is encoded by the coding sequence ATGAAGCCGCTTTCGCTCGATACGCGATTGGAGACGGATCGCTTGATTTTGCGTTGTCCGTTGCTCGAGGATATCGATTTCATCTTTGATGCGACTCGGTATCCCAGTTTCAATGATGGCATGCTCTGGGATCCGCCGGAAGCCAAGGAAGCGTGCGTAGAGACCTTTCATAAAACCATAGAAAACTGGAACGCGGGCACGGCCTACGTCTTCACGATGGAGCTCAAGGAGAATGGGACTCCGGTGGGGCGCATCGCTATCGAGGAGCGACCCTGTGGCGATTCGGTTGGCTTCTGGACGCACCCAAAGTATCAAAATTACGGGTACATGAGCGAGGCGCTGCAGCGTCTGCTGGATTTCTGTTTCACCGAGCTAGGCTTGAAAGTGATTGAAGCCTGCCATGCGGATTGGAATTTCGCGAGTCGCCGCGTTCTGGAAAAGAACGGCTTTCGCTTCAAGCGTCACCTTGAAGAAGGTTTCATGAAAAGAGGCGAGTGGGTTGCTGAAGATCAGCTTTCGATCACGCAGAGCCAGTGGCGTTCGTTCTTGGCACAGGATCGAGGACTGGCCAGCTAG